In Aestuariibaculum lutulentum, one DNA window encodes the following:
- a CDS encoding hybrid sensor histidine kinase/response regulator transcription factor, with translation MTKLSEILLLKRDKKYICLWLCLMMFSRIFLAAQTKTYRIKHFSLNDGMSQVSVNDLAVDKQGFVWVGTADGLNRFDGTIFKEYRNRVADSLSLSGNYISGMALDFKGLLWVGTKGNGLCVYSTLNDRFDRIDLHGTLSKEIITDISPEAGGNILVATRNHGIYNVNPFNRGVDGYVAEQVYDANEVTCFYKDDYGWIWIGDVNGQVKGFKHLNQNPEVNMSLEGNIQAFYRVGNQLFIGSYEGFYIYDIDKETFKNVELETSGAFKTMHVVDFLEEGKNQIWVATGRGLYLFNSLNNQVLHKIEYLEESDKGLTNNTVQSLHRLSDKKILVGTASGLNILDFQEPYFKNISKSKKGRQVLNDDVIFSVYKDYDNLWIGTSDGGLNLITPEKVYHYIDNKNTANSIAGSVVRAIVHDIRNQRMWFGTTRGLSMINLKTFNPDQPVFKNFYYDAGNSNSINMNFVMDLALDDKNNLWGATYEQGIFRLEYEQDGTFNVIRYYNDSDDENSLVSNATQCIRVDKQNRIWIGTQNGLSQLSFQKEPYSAPIFLNYKRNDSLENTLAHNAINDIVFDNYNRVWLGTRNGLSLLKADNTFQSWRKQKQFPNDLIYSIQDDLEGNLWLGTNNGIVKFNTKNYRFSHYYEADNIQGKEFDSHARFRDVSGNIYLGGIDGLSYFNPEDFDTLDAPQKLYFSNLRVKDKTIEATEASNTIFTKALEKSSQLTFNYDQFPFYLSFSSIDFRFDKNIQYAYKLLPQDKAWNFLTNNEIQFLNLSSGDYTLQVNGFSRGQEWASKPLEMHLIIKAPWWSTKTAYFIYFLIFVLSGYWFYNFTVSRKLALSESKRLQEIDSLKNSLYTNITHEFRTPLTVILGLIDELKSETNKQELKALYKPLEVIQRNAGSLLKLVNDMLDLTKLESAQMELDLEQSDIVSYLKYLFESFESLAKDEQIRYEFHSREEHFLMDFDKDKLAIIVTNLLMNAIKFTSANGSVTMQLSTLKSTLGCYFEMQVIDTGIGLSKEEMTLVFEKFYQVDSSISRHYQGTGIGLALVKELVLLMEGEIQVSSEVSKGSTFSILLPVKNEAQIVHSNIETYENGIQNIKQNVVSYEIESQQDIDQPIALIIEDNKDIVYYLKMCLTKDYLIHHAPNGKDGLDMAYKLVPDVIICDVMMPIKNGFEVCRELKSNAITDHIPIILLTAKSLEEDRLEGLACGADAYLIKPFNKKELLVRLNRLVELRKRMIDKFRGSYTELISRETEPKTELKFVNKIISVIHENIDDSHFNSAQLAQILHMSESQLYRKLKAVTDKSTAIFIRSVRLQKSKMLIQTTDKTISEIAYAVGFNDPSWFSRAFKEEFGFSPSDLGKS, from the coding sequence ATGACAAAATTATCGGAGATATTGTTATTGAAAAGAGATAAAAAATATATCTGTTTATGGTTATGTCTCATGATGTTTTCCAGAATATTTTTAGCTGCGCAAACCAAGACATATAGAATTAAACACTTTAGTCTAAATGATGGGATGTCTCAGGTTTCTGTTAACGATTTGGCTGTTGATAAACAGGGATTTGTTTGGGTAGGTACTGCCGATGGGTTAAATCGTTTTGACGGAACTATTTTTAAAGAGTATAGAAATCGTGTTGCCGATAGTTTAAGCCTTTCCGGAAATTATATTTCTGGAATGGCATTAGACTTCAAAGGGTTATTATGGGTTGGTACCAAGGGAAACGGGTTATGTGTTTATAGTACTTTGAATGATAGGTTTGACAGAATTGATTTGCATGGAACGCTTTCTAAAGAAATAATAACAGATATAAGTCCGGAAGCAGGGGGGAATATTTTAGTGGCCACCAGAAATCATGGGATTTATAATGTAAACCCGTTTAATAGAGGGGTAGATGGGTATGTTGCTGAACAGGTTTACGATGCGAATGAGGTTACTTGTTTTTATAAAGATGATTATGGTTGGATTTGGATAGGGGATGTAAATGGACAAGTGAAAGGGTTTAAACATCTCAATCAAAATCCTGAAGTTAATATGTCATTAGAGGGGAATATACAGGCGTTTTACAGGGTAGGAAATCAGCTCTTTATAGGAAGTTATGAGGGTTTTTATATATATGACATAGATAAAGAAACTTTTAAAAATGTTGAATTAGAGACTTCAGGCGCCTTTAAAACTATGCATGTTGTTGATTTTTTGGAGGAGGGCAAAAATCAAATATGGGTGGCTACGGGAAGAGGGTTGTATTTATTTAATTCGTTGAACAACCAGGTACTTCATAAAATTGAATATTTAGAAGAGTCCGATAAAGGGTTAACCAATAATACTGTTCAATCTCTACATAGATTATCGGATAAAAAAATATTAGTAGGAACAGCTAGCGGACTTAATATTTTAGATTTTCAAGAGCCCTATTTTAAGAATATATCTAAAAGTAAAAAGGGGAGGCAGGTGTTAAATGACGACGTTATTTTTTCTGTTTATAAGGATTACGATAATTTATGGATAGGAACATCTGATGGTGGTTTAAACTTAATAACTCCTGAAAAGGTTTACCATTATATCGATAATAAAAATACAGCAAATTCTATAGCTGGTTCGGTTGTTAGAGCTATAGTTCACGATATAAGGAATCAGAGAATGTGGTTTGGTACCACTCGAGGGTTGAGTATGATTAATTTAAAAACCTTTAATCCAGACCAGCCTGTATTTAAAAACTTTTATTATGATGCAGGAAATTCTAATTCTATAAATATGAATTTTGTGATGGATTTAGCCTTAGATGACAAAAATAATCTTTGGGGGGCTACTTATGAACAAGGAATTTTTAGATTGGAATACGAGCAGGATGGTACTTTTAATGTGATTCGTTATTATAACGATAGCGATGACGAAAATTCATTGGTAAGTAATGCCACGCAATGTATTCGTGTTGATAAACAAAACCGAATTTGGATAGGAACTCAAAATGGATTGAGTCAATTGTCCTTTCAAAAAGAGCCGTATAGTGCCCCTATTTTTTTAAATTATAAACGAAATGACTCTTTAGAAAATACATTAGCTCATAATGCAATAAATGATATAGTCTTCGATAATTACAATCGGGTTTGGTTAGGCACGCGCAATGGACTTAGCTTGTTGAAAGCCGATAATACTTTTCAATCTTGGAGAAAACAAAAACAATTTCCAAATGATTTAATTTATAGTATTCAAGACGATTTGGAAGGTAATTTATGGTTGGGTACCAATAACGGGATTGTTAAATTCAATACAAAAAATTACCGTTTTTCTCATTATTATGAGGCCGACAATATTCAAGGGAAAGAGTTTGATTCTCATGCAAGATTTAGAGATGTTTCAGGAAATATTTATTTGGGAGGTATCGATGGGCTTAGTTATTTTAACCCCGAAGATTTTGACACGTTAGATGCACCCCAGAAATTATATTTTTCAAATTTAAGGGTGAAAGATAAAACTATTGAAGCCACTGAAGCATCAAACACTATTTTTACTAAAGCCTTAGAAAAGTCCAGTCAATTAACATTCAATTATGACCAGTTTCCATTTTATTTGTCGTTTTCTTCAATAGATTTCCGATTCGATAAAAATATTCAATATGCATACAAGCTTTTACCTCAAGATAAAGCCTGGAACTTTTTAACAAATAATGAAATTCAGTTTTTAAATCTGTCATCTGGAGATTATACTTTACAGGTTAATGGGTTTTCTCGAGGACAGGAGTGGGCCTCAAAGCCTTTAGAAATGCATTTAATTATTAAAGCACCTTGGTGGTCAACTAAAACGGCCTATTTTATTTACTTTTTAATTTTTGTTCTGTCGGGTTACTGGTTTTATAATTTTACGGTATCACGAAAACTAGCACTTTCAGAAAGCAAAAGACTTCAGGAGATCGATAGCCTTAAAAATTCACTTTATACTAATATAACCCATGAGTTTAGAACCCCACTGACCGTGATTTTGGGGTTAATTGATGAGTTAAAATCAGAGACAAATAAGCAGGAATTAAAAGCGTTGTATAAACCTTTGGAAGTTATACAACGTAATGCAGGAAGTCTTTTGAAACTGGTTAATGATATGCTCGATTTAACCAAGCTCGAAAGTGCTCAAATGGAACTTGATCTGGAGCAATCTGATATCGTATCATATCTGAAATATTTGTTTGAGAGTTTTGAGTCCTTGGCAAAAGACGAACAGATTCGTTATGAGTTTCATTCCAGAGAAGAACATTTTTTGATGGATTTTGATAAGGATAAATTAGCCATTATAGTGACTAATTTATTGATGAATGCTATAAAATTCACATCGGCTAATGGGTCGGTAACCATGCAACTGAGTACTTTAAAAAGTACTTTAGGGTGCTATTTTGAAATGCAGGTTATTGATACGGGTATTGGACTATCAAAGGAAGAAATGACGTTAGTATTTGAAAAATTTTATCAAGTAGATTCCTCGATCTCCAGACATTATCAAGGCACTGGGATAGGTTTGGCTTTGGTGAAGGAATTGGTGCTGCTGATGGAAGGCGAGATACAGGTATCTAGTGAGGTGAGTAAAGGTAGCACGTTTTCAATTTTATTACCGGTTAAAAATGAAGCTCAGATTGTTCATAGTAATATTGAAACGTACGAAAATGGAATTCAAAATATAAAGCAAAACGTTGTTAGTTATGAAATTGAGAGTCAACAGGACATTGACCAGCCTATAGCTTTAATCATTGAAGACAATAAAGACATAGTGTATTATTTAAAAATGTGTTTAACTAAAGATTATCTAATACATCATGCGCCTAACGGAAAAGACGGGTTAGATATGGCGTATAAATTAGTGCCCGATGTTATTATATGTGATGTCATGATGCCCATAAAAAACGGGTTTGAAGTTTGTAGGGAATTGAAAAGTAATGCAATAACTGATCATATTCCGATAATTTTACTAACAGCAAAGTCCTTAGAAGAAGATCGGTTAGAGGGGTTAGCCTGTGGGGCAGATGCCTATTTAATTAAACCATTTAATAAGAAGGAATTGCTTGTAAGGTTAAATCGTTTGGTTGAACTGCGCAAACGCATGATTGATAAATTTCGTGGCAGTTACACTGAATTAATATCAAGAGAAACCGAGCCTAAAACCGAATTGAAATTTGTAAATAAAATTATTTCTGTTATTCATGAAAATATAGACGATAGTCATTTTAATTCAGCTCAATTGGCTCAGATTCTACATATGAGTGAATCGCAATTATACAGGAAATTAAAGGCGGTAACCGATAAATCTACAGCCATATTTATACGCAGTGTTCGTTTACAGAAGTCCAAAATGTTAATCCAGACTACCGATAAAACCATTTCAGAAATAGCGTATGCTGTTGGGTTTAATGATCCTTCTTGGTTTAGTCGGGCATTTAAGGAAGAATTTGGGTTTTCTCCAAGTGATCTGGGGAAAAGTTGA
- a CDS encoding helix-turn-helix domain-containing protein: protein MSLVSVINFLLIAGVLQGFGFNLVTFGVKRKFNPTVLYLNLIVLAISLNNLQAWLRYKDYLGSLITWGLIEEHSAIRFVLNNLEVPWHIFIVPMFYAFTVHYFRIEDKVYKYIKPTIILFVAEIVIRLGIIVFDFDPYMEEDSPLITKWFFIENIINLGYSLFMFLNACLIIFKKHYLLDYIVSYDDLNWIKWFVRLGVLNIGLWGLALLFHIATGERTAYLPLNFCTSVLLYWLGYQGFYKYTIVSDRISLRSKIANDDILTKSVSQNGNEEGDDFFNEKHQADFAKIKAHIVKRKLYLDPLLSMEAVASDLGMSKSYFSKLINSYSDYNFSDFINSLRVKQAKKFLSNDEFSEYTIVAIGLECGFNSKSTFYSAFKKFTSVTPTIYRNQF from the coding sequence ATGAGTTTAGTTTCCGTTATAAACTTTCTACTCATTGCAGGAGTGCTGCAAGGTTTTGGATTTAACCTTGTAACTTTTGGTGTGAAAAGGAAATTCAATCCAACAGTTTTATATTTAAATTTAATTGTCTTAGCTATTTCATTAAATAATTTACAGGCATGGTTGAGGTATAAGGATTATTTAGGTAGTTTAATAACTTGGGGACTAATTGAGGAGCATTCAGCGATTAGATTTGTTCTTAATAATTTAGAGGTACCCTGGCATATTTTTATTGTTCCTATGTTTTATGCATTTACCGTTCATTATTTTAGGATTGAAGATAAAGTCTATAAATATATAAAACCAACTATAATTCTTTTTGTTGCAGAGATCGTTATAAGATTAGGAATAATAGTATTCGATTTTGATCCTTACATGGAAGAAGATTCCCCTTTAATTACCAAATGGTTTTTTATTGAAAATATAATAAACTTAGGATATTCACTTTTCATGTTTCTCAATGCTTGTTTAATCATTTTTAAAAAGCATTATCTGTTAGATTACATTGTTTCTTATGATGATTTAAACTGGATAAAGTGGTTTGTCCGTTTAGGTGTTTTGAATATAGGATTATGGGGTTTGGCTTTACTGTTTCATATTGCAACAGGGGAAAGAACAGCCTACTTACCTTTAAATTTTTGTACCTCGGTTTTGCTGTATTGGTTGGGGTATCAAGGATTTTATAAATATACCATAGTGAGTGATCGTATTTCATTAAGATCAAAAATTGCGAATGATGATATTTTAACAAAATCAGTTAGCCAAAATGGTAACGAAGAAGGCGATGATTTTTTCAATGAAAAACATCAAGCCGATTTTGCTAAAATAAAGGCTCATATAGTAAAAAGAAAGCTATATCTCGATCCACTCCTAAGTATGGAAGCGGTGGCGTCAGATTTAGGGATGAGCAAAAGCTATTTTTCAAAACTAATCAATTCCTACAGCGACTACAATTTTTCAGATTTTATCAATTCGTTACGTGTAAAACAGGCCAAAAAGTTTTTGTCTAACGATGAATTTAGCGAATATACTATCGTGGCTATTGGTCTGGAATGTGGTTTTAATTCAAAATCTACATTTTATTCGGCGTTTAAAAAATTCACTTCAGTAACACCAACCATTTACAGAAATCAATTCTAA
- a CDS encoding DUF6134 family protein, with the protein MIPALILYLIRRMKYGTDTSLDLSKFREMVLKIKSILFFFIISTSFAYNTINTGETITYKIVKKNTTIGFIKIEKQVTSNVTTYILKSNVEVNFLVNVSVLCDEKSIYKNDILVYSSVYRKVNGKVKANHKLLRESGRYALLYENKKKLLELDELTQNLVTLYFEEPKTIRKVYCDNLKQEIVITPLNEGCYRVDFEKGKYNVFHYRNGECVKIDAVSKLFNVTLIPVSS; encoded by the coding sequence ATGATACCAGCATTAATTTTATATCTGATAAGAAGAATGAAGTATGGCACAGATACTTCATTAGACCTTAGTAAGTTTAGGGAAATGGTACTTAAAATAAAGTCGATTCTATTCTTTTTTATTATAAGCACATCTTTTGCGTATAATACGATAAATACCGGTGAAACTATTACTTATAAAATCGTTAAAAAAAATACGACTATTGGTTTTATTAAAATAGAAAAGCAAGTAACAAGTAATGTTACAACTTATATTTTGAAAAGTAACGTTGAAGTCAATTTTCTGGTAAATGTAAGTGTTTTATGTGATGAGAAATCTATTTACAAAAATGACATTTTGGTATATTCTTCGGTATACCGAAAAGTTAATGGTAAGGTAAAGGCTAATCATAAGTTGTTGCGTGAATCTGGCAGGTATGCCTTGCTTTATGAAAATAAAAAGAAATTACTGGAACTGGATGAATTAACACAGAATTTAGTAACTCTATATTTTGAAGAGCCCAAAACAATTCGCAAAGTCTATTGTGACAACCTGAAACAGGAAATAGTTATAACACCTCTAAATGAAGGGTGTTATCGAGTAGATTTTGAAAAGGGGAAATACAATGTATTTCATTACAGGAATGGAGAATGCGTTAAAATAGATGCTGTAAGCAAACTGTTTAATGTTACTTTAATACCTGTTTCATCATGA
- a CDS encoding CPBP family intramembrane glutamic endopeptidase has product MKTEVVIWILVISFSAYFLISWVFKKLHLNNLVVSLQVVSGLRLLNLKHVLGIIFFGVLPFVLIPDSRFLILSIQELNTPTLILFLFLTFLCVYVSCLGVKNNDEVISANETCLYRLSESIGYFTVRFIFLLCYEFFFRGIMFFYFLESYGLTLSIGYVTFFYVLIHVFDSKREMLGAIPFGIVLCLFSYYTNSVWYAFVLHLVLSAVYEISVFYRLTLKNKLLS; this is encoded by the coding sequence ATGAAAACTGAAGTTGTTATATGGATTTTAGTAATAAGCTTCTCAGCATATTTTTTAATTAGTTGGGTTTTTAAAAAGCTTCATTTGAATAATCTTGTAGTTTCTTTACAAGTTGTAAGTGGCTTACGTTTACTGAATTTAAAACACGTCTTAGGAATTATATTTTTTGGTGTTTTGCCTTTTGTGCTAATCCCAGATTCAAGGTTTTTGATCCTTAGCATACAAGAGTTAAATACGCCGACATTAATACTTTTTTTGTTTTTGACGTTTTTATGTGTTTATGTTAGCTGTTTAGGTGTTAAGAATAACGATGAGGTTATAAGTGCTAACGAAACTTGTTTATACCGTCTTTCTGAATCTATAGGTTACTTCACAGTTCGGTTTATATTCTTACTATGTTACGAATTCTTTTTTAGAGGTATTATGTTTTTTTACTTTTTAGAATCGTATGGCTTAACCTTATCTATTGGGTATGTTACTTTTTTTTATGTGCTTATCCATGTGTTTGATTCAAAACGTGAAATGCTAGGCGCCATTCCATTTGGGATTGTTTTGTGTTTGTTTAGCTATTATACTAATAGTGTATGGTATGCATTTGTACTGCATTTAGTGCTATCAGCAGTTTATGAAATTTCTGTTTTCTATCGTTTAACCTTAAAAAATAAATTATTGTCATGA
- a CDS encoding NAD-dependent epimerase/dehydratase family protein: MKVLVTGSTGYIGHQLALTLAKEHITVHALCRDIHSPKVPLHEKIVLFEGDICNKTSLKRAIKDCDYVFHTAAYTNLKCKSIQNFYRANVIGTENLLEVSLQHGIKKFVFTSSLSVYGPSYKDIPITEEQPRLSSYANDYELTKSMAEERVAAYAKQGLPYVILNVSKVYGPGVKTFSNGVNRLIELIAKKNVLFVPNRIEVTSNYVYIKDVVKAHIEAMKRNLANEKYIVGGDNISYSRLFEKIKTLTKSQTKIVKFNYGLVKTCLAVSSFLGNIIGKSGLSPQVLEALFVCRNSLSDKAKRELKYRTTSLEKGLIETINSLKVES; the protein is encoded by the coding sequence ATGAAAGTATTAGTTACAGGTTCAACAGGTTATATAGGTCATCAATTGGCATTGACCTTGGCTAAAGAACACATTACGGTACACGCATTGTGTAGAGATATTCATTCGCCAAAAGTTCCATTACACGAAAAAATAGTTTTATTTGAGGGTGATATTTGTAATAAGACTTCATTAAAAAGAGCTATTAAAGATTGTGATTATGTGTTTCATACAGCGGCATATACCAATTTAAAATGTAAAAGCATCCAAAATTTTTACCGGGCTAACGTTATTGGAACAGAGAATTTACTTGAAGTTTCATTACAACATGGTATTAAAAAGTTCGTGTTTACAAGTAGTTTGTCGGTTTATGGGCCATCGTATAAAGATATACCTATTACAGAAGAACAACCTCGATTGTCATCTTATGCTAATGATTATGAGCTTACTAAAAGTATGGCAGAGGAAAGGGTCGCTGCATATGCAAAGCAAGGTTTGCCTTATGTTATTTTAAATGTCTCCAAGGTGTACGGACCTGGAGTTAAAACGTTTTCTAATGGAGTTAACCGTTTAATAGAGCTCATAGCAAAAAAGAATGTTTTGTTTGTGCCTAATAGAATAGAGGTGACGTCAAATTATGTCTACATCAAAGATGTTGTAAAAGCACATATAGAAGCAATGAAGCGTAATTTAGCTAATGAGAAGTATATAGTAGGCGGCGATAATATAAGTTATAGTAGATTATTTGAAAAGATAAAAACACTCACTAAAAGTCAGACTAAAATAGTAAAGTTTAATTATGGACTGGTTAAGACCTGTTTGGCTGTTAGTAGTTTTTTAGGGAACATCATCGGGAAGTCTGGTTTGTCTCCTCAAGTTTTAGAGGCTTTGTTTGTATGTAGGAATTCATTATCTGATAAAGCCAAAAGGGAATTGAAATATAGAACGACATCCTTAGAAAAAGGATTGATTGAAACCATAAATAGTCTAAAAGTTGAATCATGA
- a CDS encoding SDR family NAD(P)-dependent oxidoreductase has translation MKTYSLITGASQGFGKAMALEFAKREMNLILVALPNSGLKKVSNFIEQHLQVRVHCLEFDLSFTESCYAVARYIETHNLPVKYLVNNAGVLSRGLFSGLDENYILKQIDVNVMTPTLLIKLLLANLKRNAPSGILNISSMASFFALPKKQVYGGTKAYLTSFSRSLAKELKPDNVSVTIICPGGLNTTTRLCYQNRLMGWVTRQSVLNPEDAATIAVEALLKGKAMVVPGFINKCLMVLDKLLPEIIKDKLAEREINKLPVST, from the coding sequence ATGAAAACATACTCGTTAATAACAGGAGCAAGTCAAGGGTTTGGTAAGGCTATGGCCTTGGAATTTGCAAAAAGAGAAATGAATTTAATATTGGTAGCATTACCAAATTCCGGATTGAAAAAAGTGTCAAATTTTATAGAACAACATCTTCAGGTTCGTGTACATTGTTTAGAATTCGATCTCAGCTTTACCGAAAGTTGTTATGCTGTTGCTCGCTATATTGAAACACATAATCTGCCAGTTAAATATTTAGTGAATAATGCAGGCGTATTAAGTCGTGGCTTATTTTCCGGGTTAGATGAAAATTACATTTTAAAGCAAATCGATGTTAATGTTATGACGCCGACTTTGTTGATTAAATTACTTTTAGCCAACCTTAAAAGAAATGCTCCGTCTGGTATATTAAATATAAGTAGTATGGCAAGTTTTTTTGCCTTGCCAAAGAAACAGGTTTATGGAGGAACCAAGGCATACTTAACATCTTTTTCAAGGAGTTTAGCCAAAGAATTAAAGCCAGATAATGTGTCGGTGACAATCATCTGTCCGGGGGGATTAAATACCACCACAAGGTTGTGTTACCAAAACAGATTGATGGGGTGGGTTACAAGACAGTCTGTATTAAACCCTGAAGATGCGGCAACAATTGCTGTAGAGGCATTGCTTAAAGGAAAAGCAATGGTGGTGCCAGGGTTTATAAATAAATGTCTTATGGTTTTAGATAAGTTATTGCCTGAAATTATTAAAGATAAACTGGCAGAAAGAGAGATAAATAAATTACCGGTCTCGACTTAG
- a CDS encoding NAD-dependent epimerase/dehydratase family protein, whose amino-acid sequence MSNGITVLVTGASGLLGTNAVLELLTHGYQVVGLVRSKSRFKGGEHKNLRLIKGDLLNEKTMERVIKGCDYVVHAASLTNPEILNYGEFQDVNIQGTKTIVQFAIIHKIKRIIYISTANVFGYGTLDDLGNELKAIKKPFSKSLYSKSKLEAQEFVLSKANDIEVVVLNPSFIIGAYDTKPTSGKLVLLGLNKRFVFHPPGGKSFICAQDVAKGIVKAITNGKNGEAYILSNENLSFKNFFKLLNEKQLTKAVLVEIPKVGLLFMGFIGDLLRRLQFKIPFSSNNMKILCASSFYSNVKAKKELGLTFSPIEKGLKEAVVWFITNENMKRKMS is encoded by the coding sequence ATGTCTAATGGAATTACAGTTTTAGTAACAGGAGCAAGCGGATTATTAGGAACGAATGCAGTTCTTGAATTATTGACTCACGGATATCAGGTGGTTGGTTTGGTAAGATCTAAGAGTAGGTTTAAAGGGGGTGAACATAAAAATTTAAGATTGATAAAAGGAGATCTTTTAAATGAGAAGACCATGGAGCGGGTTATAAAAGGTTGTGATTATGTAGTGCATGCAGCTTCATTAACCAATCCTGAAATTTTAAATTATGGAGAATTTCAGGATGTTAATATACAGGGAACCAAAACGATTGTTCAATTTGCAATAATACATAAGATTAAAAGAATTATTTACATCAGTACTGCAAATGTGTTTGGGTATGGAACCTTAGACGATTTAGGAAATGAGTTAAAAGCTATAAAGAAACCATTCTCAAAATCATTGTATTCAAAAAGTAAGTTAGAAGCTCAGGAGTTTGTTTTATCTAAAGCAAACGATATTGAAGTAGTTGTTCTTAATCCTTCTTTTATAATTGGGGCTTACGATACTAAACCAACTTCGGGTAAATTGGTGTTGCTGGGTTTAAATAAACGGTTTGTTTTTCATCCACCGGGAGGTAAGAGTTTTATTTGTGCACAAGATGTGGCAAAAGGTATTGTAAAAGCAATAACGAACGGGAAAAATGGTGAAGCCTATATTTTATCAAATGAAAATTTAAGCTTTAAAAATTTTTTTAAGCTTTTAAATGAGAAACAATTAACTAAGGCAGTATTGGTTGAAATTCCAAAAGTGGGTCTGCTTTTTATGGGATTTATTGGTGATCTTTTAAGACGACTTCAATTTAAAATTCCTTTTTCTTCTAATAACATGAAAATCCTTTGTGCAAGCAGTTTTTATTCCAATGTTAAGGCAAAAAAAGAACTAGGTCTTACATTTTCTCCAATTGAAAAAGGACTGAAGGAAGCAGTTGTTTGGTTCATCACTAATGAAAATATGAAAAGAAAAATGTCCTAA